In one Cervus elaphus chromosome 9, mCerEla1.1, whole genome shotgun sequence genomic region, the following are encoded:
- the LOC122699309 gene encoding 60S ribosomal protein L12-like, whose translation MLPKFDPNEIKIAYLKCTSGEVGATSALAPKISPLGLSPKKVSDDITKATGDWKGLRIIVKLTIQNRQAQIEVAPSAFALIIEALKEPPKDRKKQKNIKHSGNITFDEIVDTARQMWHRSLARELSGTIKAILGTAQSVGCDVDGRHPYDIIDDINSGVVEYPAS comes from the coding sequence ATGCTGCCTAAGTTTGACCCCAACGAGATCAAAATTGCGTACCTGAAGTGCACCAGTGGGGAGGTCGGTGCCACGTCTGCCCTGGCCCCCAAGATCAGCCCCCTGGGTCTGTCTCCAAAAAAGGTCAGTGATGACATCACCAAGGCAACTGGTGATTGGAAGGGTCTGAGGATTATAGTGAAACTGACCATTCAGAACAGACAAGCCCAGATTGAGGTGGCACCTTCTGCTTTTGCCCTGATCATCGAAGCCCTCAAGGAACCACCAAAggacagaaagaagcagaaaaacattAAGCACAGTGGAAACATCACTTTTGATGAGATTGTCGACACTGCCCGGCAGATGTGGCATCGGTCTCTAGCTAGAGAACTTTCTGGAACCATTAAAGCGATCCTGGGGACAGCTCAGTCTGTGGGCTGCGATGTTGATGGCCGCCACCCTTATGACATCATAGATGATATTAACAGTGGTGTGGTGGAGTACCCAGCTAGTTAA